The genomic window CCAGCTCCCTGGGGCTGTCCTGGGACCTGCAATCACACGGGACAGTCTGAGTCCTCTCCACTCTGGCTCTCTCCAGAACCAGGAGGTGGTAAAATAGGGTGGTCAAAAGCATGGACTCTGGAGGCAGATAATTCCCAGCCCCACCTCTTACAATCTGTAGAACCCTTGGTGTGGGCTTTAACATATTTAAACCTCCATCTTCTtgtgtataaaatggaaatagaaattcaTGTATCTTTTGGGATATTTTGAATGTTAACTGAGAAATAACATAGttaaagtacttagcacagtggTTGGAATAGAGCAAGTGTTCAATGAGTATCagctgtgatgatgatgatgatgatgatggcggcGATGATGGCAATGGTAGTGATGataagcagaggggagagacatGAGCTAAGATCAGGAGCAGCCAGGGGGAGTAGCAAAGTATCCAGAATGATGAGTTTGCTAAGCTAAAAAATTGGACTTCCAGGCTGGACCTGAAGTCAGTAGGATAACAGCACATTAGAGACTATGTATGCCAGCCTACGGCACAACATTTGCATTGAGATGGTTTTCAAGGTGACCatgatttccttttgttatcAGTTTCTACATCTGTTTGCCAGGTGCTAGATTGGCCAATGACTGGAATTTTAGCAATTTTAGCAACCTTCTTTGTTGAGTAGAAATTCTACTACTATGATTTCTTGGGAAATTGGTGTAACCCTTAACTCTGCTCCTTTTGCCCTCCTTTCCACCTGATACTTCCTTCCAAGTACATCAGATTTCACCACCTCTTCCCAACAAACAAACCTTATACACACGCACACTTCCCAAGAAAGTGGTTCTTGCAATGGAATACCTCTAACCAGCTGATGACAATTCCACCATCTGATTACAATTCCACCATCCCAACGAGTTGATGCCTTCATGGGGCTCACAAATGCCTCTCTGAGCTTTCTATTTCCAGTTGGACCAGCTATGACTTTATTTAACTTGTTTAGTATAGCTTTTTAATCTTTGTGTTATTCTGATTTGTTCCTATTTAATACCGAAGCATCACAGCATAGAATTTTTCTGACCAGAATTCCCCTCTGAACTTCCCATTTTGCCCAAGTTGACCATGTTAATAAGTGGTGAACATCTCCtcggttttttaaaaattcattcagccTCTTCTTTTCTTGTGCATCTCTTCTGCTTTGCCAGGTCAAGCTGGGAACTACCTGACTTGAGGGAAGGGAGAGTAAAAGCCATCAGTGACTCAGATGGGGTGAGCTACCCTTGGTACGGGAACACCACGGAAACTGTGACCCTGGTTGGTCCCACGAACAAGATCTCCAGGTTCTCCGTCAGCATGAATGACAACTTCTACCCAAGTGTGACATGGGCAGTGCCAGTGAGTGACAGCAATGTACCACTGCTCACAAGGATCAAGAGGGACCAAAGTTTCACTACCTGGCTGGTGGCCATGAATACCACCACGAAGGAGAAGATCATTCTACAGACCATCAAGTGGAGGATGAGGGTGGACATTGAGGTGGACCCTCTTCAGCTCTTGGGGCAACGGGCCCGGCTGGTGGGCAGGACTCAGCAGGAGCAGCCCCGGATCCTGAGCCGGATGGAACCCATCCCCCCTAATGCACTAGTGAAACCCAATGCCAACGATGCCCAGGTCCTCATGTGGAGGCCCAAGCGAGGACCACCTCTGGTTGTGATCCCTCCTAAGTAGACGCAGACTGGCCTGACTGTGTGCAGAGCACATGGCGCTATGACATGCAGTGAGGTTGCCAGGGGTGGCAGGAGCCAAACTGAGTTTCTGAGCCAAAGCAGACCTCTTGGTTTGCCAGCCTTTGCAGCCACTTACGAAGAGCAGGCCTGCTTCTGGGGCGGCAGAACCATAATCCTTAGGAAAAGTCCCTTCCTTTTAGGAATAAAGAAATCACTGATTTGACAGACTTGCTGTGATTACCATGCAAGTAGCCATATTTCGGAGCTGACCAGGATGATTCTTTTACCTGAACTATTGACCATTTCTTTCCTGTGAGATGCAGGGGatggaaacaaaattaaacagtGCCTGTGGCAAATGCTGCTTTCCAACCAATTAGAAGTGGGAGTGAAAACATCCACACCAGGTGTTTGTAAGACAGACAGTCCCGCTGTCTGACTAGAGGGTgcttggggaagggggtgggatggAAGTCGGGAGGTGAAGAgaatggggagaaggaggaacGAGTTGATACTACAAAGTAATACCTATGAATTTATTAGTAGACAATCAGATCTTCAACATACTCAGTGGAATGAAAGATACACCTAGAGAATTAGAGATGCATTGATATTCGCTTCATtctgaaggggggggggggcggcaccTCCTGGGAACTGTCCAGAGTTCTGATGTGAATAGACAGATGGTGCCTCGATGGTTCCATCTACCCACCTCTTTCCAAAATTTGATTGTTccgaatatcttttttttttaagattttagttccGAATATCCTTAATCACAGTATTTGGATAGACAGTTCCTGTATTCTGCACAAGCTATGATAATTAGGGACTTCACCATGTTCTTTGGTGAAACATTAATTGTGATTTTGTTTACAGCTGCTTATCCTGTTCCCATTACCAATTCTAAATTTACAAAGAGATAATTGTTTATAAACTATGGAATCCACGTAGGATTTTGagaacattttaacaaataagaagactattttcattcttttggggtCTTTTTAGCTTCTGAATGATGTGAACATACAGAATGCATACACCTATGTACACGCCCCCAGGCAGGCATACACACCAGGATGCTGACAGCCTGACCGACACAGGTGCCAGCAGGCCCTGCACATGACCTTGTAGCCCGGGACATAcactttatatatgtttattttagctCGAGTTCACAGAAGCTCAACTTTAACTACATGAGCTCTTGTGAGGAAGTGCCTCATAATGCTTAACTTCAAAGCTCTTTAATGAAAATCTGATGAGCTGCTCACGTCGTACAATGGCTCAGATCCAACTAACAAGGATGAGAGAACATATTTCCTTCAGTCAGGCCACcagcaaacattttaaagagtttctagtctttttttttaatcttttttttcttagattttatttatttatttgacagagatcacaagtaggcagagaggcaggcagagagagagagaggaggaagcaggctccatactgagcagagagcccgatgtggggctcgatcccaggaccctgggatcatgacctgagccaaagcagaggcttcaacccactaagccacccaggtgccccaaagagttTCCAGTCTTTGCCATTTTTGGCAAAATGTTCTAGTGTACATCACCCAGAAAAGAGCCTTTCTTTTTATTCGCAGTCATGCAAattgtggtacacacacacatgcatacacacacatgcatacacacacacacacacacacacacacacacacacggtttcttcatttaaaatccCCCAAGCAAAATAATTGTAAAACTGTCACAATGTCATTGTAGATTTTATGGATAGATACTGGCAGCCTAATTTCAGAGGTGAAAGAGTTGAAGTTCAGAGTAATTATTACAGTCCTATGGTTGGCTCCAATGATATCTTCTACCAGAGTTTCAgaatggagaggaaaaaacaggaggactttttcattacttttattaaaaatacaaccaAGTCTAATTTCTTTCAGGTTCTAGTCCCAGGGGATGGTGCTTATTTGCAAGAGAGGTTTAACAGATCCGCTTGAAATCCTGTAGTGTTAACCTCACACCCCAACCACCAACCACTCTCTTATAGATGAGTTATTGATGGCAAGCTGAGCTGTTTATAACAGCACATTAATGACACATCAGTGACTCACAGAAGACCTAGAgacattccatttaaaaataattcagttgtTACATTTGGATTCCACTGTCCTTCCCATGCTTCCTTGTTTTTTATGGGAGCTCCAAAGAGCTCCATGGCTGAAATAAACTGCCTATTTTATACCCTGATGTCTGAAACAACAAACTGTCTCTCTGATTGAATTAGACACCACCTTTATAGAATGCCCGGACACCAATCCTGGAATCCAACCCATGCGGCCCTATGCTAAGAAAAcctgatatttaaaaatccagaattgCAATAAACAACTGGTTAATGAGAAATTGTACATTTCCTGTACAATTGTACAAAATCCTGTACAAGATTTCATTGTACAAAATCCATTGTACAAGATCCATTGTACAAAATCCTGTacaagatttctgtttttaaattcccCTCGCCCCTCCATTAAAACAAGACATGACTTCCACAATCACATTTACATTTAGTGTAACTTTTTCAAGGGCAGATCTGTAGAACGCAAGGGGCAGCATACACAGCTAGACTTGTTCCTGCTGAAAATTTGCACTTT from Lutra lutra chromosome 15, mLutLut1.2, whole genome shotgun sequence includes these protein-coding regions:
- the FAM78B gene encoding protein FAM78B, which produces MGCIQSITCKARIRRENIVVYDVCATIDQCPTRIEETSPIVLRYKTPYFKASARVVMPPIPRHETWVVGWIQACNQMEFFNTYSDLGMSSWELPDLREGRVKAISDSDGVSYPWYGNTTETVTLVGPTNKISRFSVSMNDNFYPSVTWAVPVSDSNVPLLTRIKRDQSFTTWLVAMNTTTKEKIILQTIKWRMRVDIEVDPLQLLGQRARLVGRTQQEQPRILSRMEPIPPNALVKPNANDAQVLMWRPKRGPPLVVIPPK